Within the Hermetia illucens chromosome 6, iHerIll2.2.curated.20191125, whole genome shotgun sequence genome, the region CATTTTCCACTAAGCCAGGACTTaagttctgcaaataataagcGTAACGCAGCACAGTGTACTTAAACTAGCAATTACTCATAATGGCACGACTACAACCCACCCCAATGGCCAACCCTCTTCACTTACAATTATTTTGGCTGACATCTCAAAGAACATAACTTCTTGGCGGAGGCATTCTGTTAGGGCTGTCATGGCAAACTTGCAAGCCGGATACATTCCGTTCACTGGTTTTGTCCCAGGCACACATGTGTTTGTTTTATGACCTAAAATGCTGAAAGCGTTCATACTTTAGTACGTCCACAAGGATTTGTTGCCGGCAAAATTATGAGGGTCCTCATAGTTTCCGACATGCTAAACGCTAACATTATTTTTCATGCTCCAGATACATCACACCCGCTTAATCTTAATTCTCAACTGACCTGTTAATGTTCACCACAACCCCCTGGACGTCTCGCGCCTTCATCATCTTGAGCGCTTGTTTAGTGCAAATTATCAATCCTATGAGATTCGTATCCAGCATTAATCTCAAATCCTTGATGTTGTTCTCGTCGAGGAGCAGATACTTGCTAATGATTCCGGCATTATTCACCAGTAGATCGATACCCCCTAATGTCTTTTCAATCCAGGAGAATGCCTGAGTTACCGAGGCTTCCGATGTAATATCACATTCAACGGCGTTAAGTTGTCCTTTTGCGCCAAAGACATCTTTACGAAGAGCCTGTCGGGGGATGAGAATGTAATGTGAGTCAATAAAATGATGCTATTTAGTCTTGGATTTAGTTTATAGGCCCAAATAAGTCTTTTACGTTAGATTGAATTACATGTTGGCTAGAGGCAAAGTAATCCTGGTTCCAGGGAGAGAGTTTCGCACAAATTTAGGACCATGACCCACTGGAGAAATTAGTAGGAATAAATTTAAGATAGTTGCCTGGAGATAGTTTGATAGCTATTAGATGGTTCGATAGGTAGTTGATACATCGGAACTACATGTGGAGCTAGGTTGCGTTTACCCTTCGGGTAAGGACGCTAGATATAGTGCTTAAATTTTCTTGTACCGACTGAAGGTGAGGTGGCTCCCTgactccttctttttctttattgttatcTATCCCAGTACTGAAAAGTTCATTCTAATAATCGTCCCAAAAGCCTGGAGAAGTATCCAGCTCTTAATATGACTCGGCAGTGCGAAAGTTTAAATATCAAGGATGTGTGGTGTCCACGTCATCAGTGCTATTCATTATCGCCATCAGATGCTATCTCAGTTCATACCGCAAGGGAAGGTTTTCCTGCAACAAAATTCAATAATTCTGCGTTGGCATCAAGATCCATGTGGCTCGTATACGGAGTCCTTATATTTGTACACAGAAACACAAAGTTAAAAAAGGACTTCAAGATATTTTTCCGTCCACTTTCAGAAGACTTCTAAATGTTACCAT harbors:
- the LOC119659657 gene encoding farnesol dehydrogenase-like, with the translated sequence MEQWVGKIAVVTGATTGVGAAIVIELVKAGMIVCGLAKRKDKVEALRKDVFGAKGQLNAVECDITSEASVTQAFSWIEKTLGGIDLLVNNAGIISKYLLLDENNIKDLRLMLDTNLIGLIICTKQALKMMKARDVQGVVVNINSILGHKTNTCVPGTKPVNGMYPACKFAMTALTECLRQEVMFFEMSAKIINLSPGLVENDILTAGSDNDLVNLMPRLAGSQVAKALMFAISTPENVLVQDIIIKPQGEFV